Proteins encoded within one genomic window of Stigmatella aurantiaca:
- a CDS encoding GGDEF domain-containing response regulator, which produces MAAPILVVDDDLFFREFVTDLLSRRDYRVVAVEDGARALEEVALTRFDLIITDVVMPGLDGFALTARLRELDPEQEVLLVSHRPDVKGSEMALRAGAADCLTKPIEEADLFLAVERALQRVALRQERSQLRDENFEFARDHNLHRRCLEFLSYPDLEGLQERVIADLAAVCDAQSAALWVVDDRGDLTLRAYRGLLDRQFLVEKLRPEGPLAARLREAAPWRVREERSPVLYVPLFAAGELMGLAQLSDPLSGEFQHEHVRQARVIGDFAAVGVKNGRRMLALQRLGLRDRDTAAYNLSYFTDYASKEIYKARRYGRTFSLLTFSIDNLPLVRARLGAAEAKKAVRGIIRALSRIIRDSDVIAKASDQEFYLLLPETDFFGALMFVRRATSAVRNEPDVQEVDAKLPLALVGGAGTFPKDGEDFDELVHRCRRRMDERRASLQRRLLLEGLPFWDEVELLLGSPTSPKLPVDERAEPSRRGKVADVLFDELQAEIARELMRDPGSRGLLYVGGPEIRADLPIAAGLESAPPELASRIYLLGRRVDLESHPALMPVFLEGDERVARHEFLFWLSEHASYALIQRRGKGATWGFHSSDTAVVDGLISKLQAEYDLQPY; this is translated from the coding sequence GTGGCTGCCCCCATCCTCGTCGTCGATGACGATCTCTTCTTCCGCGAGTTCGTGACGGACCTGCTGTCGCGCCGGGACTACCGCGTCGTGGCGGTGGAGGACGGCGCGCGGGCCCTGGAGGAGGTGGCGCTCACGCGGTTCGATCTCATCATCACCGACGTGGTGATGCCTGGGCTGGATGGCTTCGCGCTCACGGCGCGGCTGCGCGAGCTGGATCCCGAGCAGGAGGTGCTCCTCGTCAGCCACCGGCCGGACGTGAAGGGCTCGGAGATGGCGCTGCGGGCCGGGGCGGCCGACTGCCTCACCAAGCCCATCGAGGAGGCGGACCTGTTCCTGGCGGTGGAGCGAGCCCTGCAACGCGTGGCGCTGCGCCAGGAGCGCAGCCAGCTGCGCGACGAGAACTTCGAGTTCGCCCGCGACCACAACCTGCACCGCCGCTGCCTGGAGTTCCTGTCGTACCCGGACCTGGAGGGGTTGCAGGAGCGCGTCATCGCGGACCTGGCCGCCGTGTGCGACGCGCAGAGCGCGGCCCTGTGGGTGGTGGATGACCGGGGAGATCTGACGCTGCGCGCGTACCGGGGGCTGCTCGACCGGCAGTTCCTGGTGGAGAAGCTGCGCCCGGAGGGGCCGCTCGCCGCGCGCCTGCGCGAGGCCGCCCCGTGGCGCGTGCGCGAGGAGCGCTCCCCGGTGCTGTACGTGCCGCTGTTCGCCGCGGGCGAGCTGATGGGGCTGGCGCAGCTGTCGGATCCGCTCAGCGGCGAGTTCCAGCACGAGCACGTGCGCCAGGCGCGGGTGATTGGCGACTTCGCGGCGGTGGGGGTGAAGAACGGCCGGCGCATGCTGGCGCTCCAGCGCCTGGGCCTGAGGGACCGGGACACCGCCGCCTACAACCTCAGCTACTTCACCGACTACGCCTCCAAGGAGATCTACAAGGCGCGGCGCTACGGGCGCACCTTCTCGCTGCTCACCTTCAGCATCGACAACCTGCCCCTTGTGCGGGCACGGCTGGGCGCGGCGGAGGCCAAGAAGGCGGTGCGCGGCATCATCCGCGCCCTCTCGCGCATCATCCGGGACTCGGACGTCATCGCCAAGGCGAGCGACCAGGAGTTCTACCTGCTCCTGCCGGAGACGGACTTCTTCGGCGCGCTCATGTTCGTGCGCCGGGCGACGTCGGCGGTGCGCAACGAGCCGGACGTGCAGGAGGTGGACGCGAAGCTGCCGCTGGCGCTGGTGGGTGGGGCGGGCACCTTCCCCAAGGACGGGGAGGACTTCGACGAGCTGGTGCACCGGTGCCGGCGGCGCATGGACGAGCGCCGGGCCTCGCTCCAGCGGCGGCTGCTCCTGGAGGGGCTGCCCTTCTGGGACGAGGTGGAGCTGCTCCTGGGCAGCCCCACGAGCCCCAAGCTGCCGGTGGACGAGCGCGCGGAGCCCTCGCGCCGGGGCAAGGTGGCCGATGTCCTCTTCGACGAGCTCCAGGCGGAGATCGCCCGGGAGCTGATGAGGGATCCCGGCTCGCGCGGCCTGCTCTACGTGGGCGGGCCGGAGATTCGCGCGGACCTGCCCATCGCCGCGGGGCTGGAGTCGGCGCCGCCGGAGCTGGCCTCGCGCATCTACCTGCTGGGCCGCCGGGTGGACCTGGAGTCGCACCCGGCGCTCATGCCCGTGTTCCTGGAAGGGGACGAGCGGGTGGCCCGGCACGAGTTTCTCTTCTGGCTCTCCGAGCACGCCTCCTACGCCCTCATCCAGCGGCGCGGGAAGGGGGCGACGTGGGGCTTCCATTCCTCGGACACCGCGGTGGTGGACGGGCTCATCTCCAAGCTGCAGGCGGAGTACGACCTGCAGCCCTACTAG
- a CDS encoding IF-2 protein yields the protein MNGAPPQGFGYRAKKTFTRLMVVVLILAMGGAVLFLLSQLNARTFTLDLSNGQLVVMKGRMLPAGAVPYRPGDSALADTYAPIPVEGHDVTPLITQRFSEREELDRALFQFLESLARPRIASDEPERIERGVYYLRRAERFSGLSQEQRTTLKGLQAEVAYYQARQKLEDARKLIAEALGQLRLAAESNNRHSRNANQMLTVISPPTTALEAALREAVHTLSAPRPKEEPPAPAPPQAPQPVGEDPLLPGQPLTPDAGDGGP from the coding sequence ATGAACGGCGCACCCCCGCAGGGCTTCGGCTACCGCGCGAAGAAGACGTTTACCCGGTTGATGGTGGTGGTGCTGATCCTCGCCATGGGCGGGGCAGTGCTGTTCCTGCTCTCCCAGCTCAACGCCCGCACCTTCACGCTGGACCTGTCCAACGGCCAGCTCGTGGTGATGAAGGGCCGGATGCTGCCCGCGGGCGCGGTGCCCTACCGCCCCGGTGACTCGGCCCTGGCGGACACGTACGCGCCCATCCCCGTGGAGGGCCACGACGTCACCCCGCTCATCACCCAGCGCTTCAGCGAGCGCGAGGAGCTGGACCGGGCCCTGTTCCAGTTCCTGGAGTCCCTGGCGCGGCCGCGCATCGCCTCGGACGAACCGGAGCGCATCGAGCGCGGCGTCTACTACCTGCGGCGGGCCGAGCGCTTCTCCGGGCTGAGCCAGGAGCAGCGCACCACCCTCAAGGGGCTCCAGGCGGAGGTGGCCTACTACCAGGCCCGGCAGAAGCTGGAGGACGCGCGCAAGCTCATCGCCGAGGCCCTGGGGCAGCTGCGGCTGGCGGCCGAGAGCAACAACCGGCACTCGCGCAACGCCAACCAGATGCTCACCGTGATCAGCCCCCCCACCACCGCCCTGGAGGCCGCGCTCCGGGAGGCCGTCCACACGCTGAGCGCGCCCCGGCCGAAGGAAGAGCCCCCCGCCCCGGCGCCCCCGCAGGCCCCCCAGCCGGTGGGCGAGGACCCCCTCCTGCCCGGCCAACCGTTGACCCCCGACGCGGGCGATGGGGGACCGTGA
- a CDS encoding ribonucleoside-diphosphate reductase subunit alpha: MMRVRKRNGSSEPVDLNKIVRAVGRCCSGLTRVDALRVSTKTISGLYDGATTRELDSLSIQTAAALIVEEPEYARLSARLLATFVQKEVSNQEIHSFSQSIAAGHKHGLIADRLLQFVQTNARKLNAAVEPSRNDLFEYFGLRTVYDRYLLKNPQTREVIETPQDFFLRVACALTDTAKDAIELYRLFSSLEYLPSSPTLFNAGTRHEQLSSCFLLDSPADELDSIYRKYTDIAMLSKFSGGIGVAYHRVRARGSLIRSTNGHSNGIVPWLKTLDASVAAVNQGGKRKGACCVYLETWHADIEDFLELRDNTGDDARRTHNLNLANWVSDLFMRRVEADQEWSLFDPKSVPHLTDLYGEAFERAYAEAEAQGLAARKVKARDLYARMMKTLAQTGNGWMTFKDISNRKSNQTGKDGNVIHLSNLCTEILEVTNASETAVCNLGSLNLGRMISNGAFDFERLRANVQLAIRQLDRVIDLNYYPIATAAASNSRWRPVGLGLMGLQDVFFQLRLPFDAPEARALSKKISEEIYFAALTTSADLSEQHGPHQAFQETRAARGELQFDAWGVVPEDTARWNALRERIQKVGLRNSLMIAIAPTATIASIAGCYECIEPQVSNLFKRETLSGDFLQVNKYLVRDLQALGQWNDAMRSKLKLSEGSVQDLTELPSDLKAVYRTAWEVPMRSLIDMAADRGAFIDQSQSLNLFVEAPNIGKMSSMYFYAWQKGLKTTYYMRSRPATRIAKTTVGTTQGQGTSAAPNMPMASAAPAQAQAPEAAPSKYTESEAVACSLENPEMCEACQ, translated from the coding sequence ATGATGCGGGTACGCAAGCGCAATGGCTCCTCGGAGCCGGTGGACCTGAACAAGATTGTCCGCGCGGTGGGGCGCTGCTGCTCGGGGCTGACGCGGGTGGACGCGCTCCGGGTGTCCACGAAGACCATCAGCGGCCTGTACGACGGGGCCACCACGCGCGAGCTGGACAGCCTGTCCATCCAGACGGCCGCGGCGCTCATCGTCGAGGAGCCCGAGTACGCGCGCCTGTCGGCCCGCCTGCTGGCCACCTTCGTCCAGAAGGAAGTCTCCAACCAGGAGATCCACTCCTTCTCGCAGTCGATCGCCGCGGGCCACAAACACGGCCTCATCGCGGACCGGCTCCTGCAGTTCGTGCAGACGAACGCGCGCAAGCTGAACGCGGCGGTGGAGCCGTCCCGCAACGACTTGTTCGAGTACTTCGGCCTGCGGACCGTGTACGACCGCTACCTGCTGAAGAACCCGCAGACGCGTGAGGTCATCGAGACGCCGCAGGACTTCTTCCTGCGCGTGGCGTGCGCCCTGACGGACACGGCCAAGGACGCCATCGAGCTGTACCGGCTGTTCAGCTCGCTGGAGTACCTGCCCAGCTCCCCCACCCTGTTCAACGCGGGCACGCGGCACGAGCAGCTCTCCAGCTGCTTCCTGCTGGACTCGCCCGCCGACGAGCTGGACTCCATCTACCGGAAGTACACGGACATCGCGATGCTGTCGAAGTTCTCCGGCGGCATCGGCGTGGCGTACCACCGGGTGCGCGCGCGCGGCTCGCTCATCCGCTCCACCAACGGGCACTCGAACGGCATCGTCCCCTGGCTGAAGACGCTGGATGCGTCCGTGGCGGCGGTGAACCAGGGCGGCAAGCGCAAGGGCGCGTGCTGCGTGTACCTGGAGACGTGGCACGCGGACATCGAGGACTTCCTCGAGCTGCGGGACAACACCGGTGACGACGCGCGGCGCACGCACAACCTGAACCTGGCCAACTGGGTGTCGGACCTCTTCATGCGCCGGGTGGAGGCGGACCAGGAGTGGTCGCTGTTCGACCCGAAGTCCGTGCCGCACCTGACGGACCTGTACGGCGAGGCCTTCGAGCGCGCCTACGCCGAGGCCGAGGCCCAGGGGCTGGCCGCGCGCAAGGTGAAGGCGCGGGACCTGTACGCCCGGATGATGAAGACGCTGGCGCAGACGGGCAACGGCTGGATGACCTTCAAGGACATCAGCAACCGCAAGAGCAACCAGACGGGCAAGGACGGCAACGTCATCCACCTGTCCAACCTGTGCACCGAGATTCTCGAGGTGACGAACGCCTCGGAGACGGCGGTGTGCAACCTGGGCTCGCTCAACCTGGGCCGGATGATCTCCAACGGCGCGTTCGACTTCGAGCGCCTGCGGGCCAACGTGCAGCTGGCCATCCGGCAGCTCGACCGGGTCATCGACCTCAACTACTACCCCATCGCCACGGCGGCGGCCTCGAACAGCCGCTGGCGCCCGGTGGGCCTGGGGCTGATGGGGCTCCAGGACGTGTTCTTCCAGCTGCGGCTGCCCTTCGACGCCCCCGAGGCCCGGGCGCTCTCGAAGAAGATCTCCGAGGAGATTTATTTCGCGGCGCTGACCACCTCCGCGGACCTGTCCGAGCAGCACGGCCCGCACCAGGCGTTCCAGGAGACGCGCGCGGCGCGCGGCGAGCTGCAGTTCGACGCCTGGGGCGTGGTGCCCGAGGACACGGCGCGCTGGAACGCGCTGCGCGAGCGCATCCAGAAGGTGGGCCTGCGCAACTCGCTGATGATCGCCATCGCGCCCACGGCCACCATCGCCTCCATCGCCGGCTGCTACGAGTGCATCGAGCCGCAGGTGTCCAACCTCTTCAAGCGCGAGACGCTCTCGGGTGACTTCCTCCAGGTGAACAAGTACCTGGTGAGGGACCTGCAGGCGCTGGGGCAGTGGAACGACGCCATGCGCTCGAAGCTGAAGCTCTCGGAGGGCAGCGTGCAGGACCTGACCGAGCTGCCCTCGGACCTGAAGGCCGTCTACCGGACGGCGTGGGAGGTGCCCATGCGCTCGCTCATCGACATGGCCGCCGACCGCGGGGCCTTCATCGACCAGAGCCAGTCGCTGAACCTCTTCGTGGAGGCGCCGAACATCGGAAAGATGTCCTCGATGTACTTCTACGCGTGGCAGAAGGGGCTGAAGACCACCTATTACATGCGCTCGCGCCCCGCGACGCGCATCGCCAAGACGACGGTGGGCACCACGCAGGGCCAGGGCACCTCGGCCGCGCCGAACATGCCGATGGCGAGCGCCGCCCCGGCCCAGGCCCAGGCCCCGGAGGCCGCCCCGTCCAAGTACACCGAGTCCGAGGCGGTGGCGTGCTCGCTGGAGAACCCGGAGATGTGCGAGGCGTGCCAGTAG
- the dapF gene encoding diaminopimelate epimerase codes for MLERERIFKYHGLGNDFVVLDRRQTGVDIDAELSRWMCDRRRGIGADGVLSLLPSQEGLARMVVHNADGSIAEMCGNGLRCAVKYLVDHLGGRPERIQIETGAGLLACVPGYDATGVTEVDISMGPARLVAPNLPSGATGKPFVEAPIPDHLGLRGTAVSMGNPHLVLLDHPLYEAERLGSVLEHHPSFPDRTNVEFVRVDPDGLTVVVWERGCGLTQACGTGACASAAAAVLAGRLPTDTWLRVTLPGGDLQIRVPSDLSDIRLRGPVDAVFEGVVTIPPAR; via the coding sequence GTGTTGGAACGCGAACGCATCTTCAAATACCACGGGCTCGGCAATGACTTCGTCGTGCTCGATCGGCGCCAGACCGGCGTGGACATCGACGCGGAGCTGTCCCGGTGGATGTGCGACCGGCGGCGGGGCATCGGCGCGGACGGGGTCCTCTCGCTCCTTCCCTCCCAGGAGGGCCTGGCGCGCATGGTGGTGCACAACGCCGACGGCAGCATCGCGGAGATGTGCGGCAACGGCCTGCGCTGCGCCGTGAAGTACCTGGTGGACCACCTGGGCGGCCGTCCCGAGCGCATCCAGATCGAGACGGGCGCGGGCCTCCTCGCCTGTGTGCCGGGCTACGACGCCACGGGCGTGACGGAGGTGGACATCTCCATGGGGCCTGCCCGCCTGGTGGCCCCGAACCTCCCCTCGGGCGCCACGGGCAAGCCCTTCGTCGAGGCGCCGATTCCGGACCACCTCGGCCTGCGCGGCACGGCGGTGAGCATGGGCAACCCCCACCTCGTCCTGCTGGACCATCCTTTATATGAGGCGGAACGCCTGGGCTCCGTCCTGGAGCACCACCCGTCCTTCCCGGACCGGACCAACGTCGAGTTCGTCCGGGTGGACCCGGATGGGCTCACCGTCGTGGTGTGGGAGCGCGGCTGCGGGCTGACCCAGGCGTGCGGCACCGGGGCCTGCGCCTCGGCCGCGGCGGCCGTGCTGGCCGGGCGCCTCCCCACGGACACCTGGCTGCGCGTCACCCTGCCAGGAGGGGACCTCCAAATTCGGGTTCCCTCGGATTTGTCGGACATCCGCCTCCGGGGGCCGGTCGACGCCGTCTTCGAGGGCGTTGTGACAATTCCACCTGCCCGGTAA
- a CDS encoding methyltransferase domain-containing protein — protein MHPTFRRMGPSELLPRYIFAESLCARRRVLEVGAVASTGGESARFLLERGARVVVACDADLAAVEAAQKAYGGPSLRFRANVFDDLEPGSFDAVLVADLAPYVRAPALLEELARLVAKQGHLIGGLRNPGGLALWQLMEVEEGAPPTYGQLLDVLSPHFPHVEVATQSPLLGYQLAFERGEGLQVDGSLIRGGEAAYFVVVAGQEPARSVDPTWVQLPPEPLAFTRGRLDEVAQRAKGWEERTGKLKEVVSKLRAELSDREAEVASLKPSLEVAREEGARLVAQLEQARETPQAARDRDELAAKLRRRELEMQVLQERLTDAERRLMQQRLEMEQAQRAQTEASVQVLAAQEAHRLERARREETGASLEETRERLTQAYAQVRDLQDELSNLRIDREKDRIAADRAQEQAEDRRRYAEAARERELRIAGQYSSALAAVEHLKEELAQAQQEARASADALLMKDAELAQLARGLEENRQRAAAAESKRHEAEQQRLLHESAQRGLETELEAARSDAARVKAQLEALQREEAQARDSAEKLEEALQAARERMVDLEEDREKASATFAQALDAERELGTQRLEQVVTEARERTEALVAQLAGETLGREALEQQVRALTAQLQTESSARTEGVLALAQAEEQAEALKEEREALQQQLAEAEAALGTLGKDFEAGQQRAEALTRELAAYKDAFEEERRGRTGAEAAASQVGEAFERERQERLLLEEALAGLRETVESERAERTRSEEALARQREAFEAERQQRLQGEGLLSGARESLEAEQQMRLQGEASLAQAQAELAQLRASWAAEQELRAQTVLAAEQLQAALASERTGRAEDAGVLASVEAALSLEQQQRREVEAALARLQAELAEAQEARTRSDEALALARAESGEGLEARRDLEAVLAEARAALSTEAQARSRAEEILAQVRVSLEEARDALGAETQARSQAEDHGARLQAALAQAQAESGEGLQARRTLDAALAEVREALNAEREGRTQADETLGRVRAELTLAQARHAQVETALAQSQAALAAERLGRTEGEAGLSQLRAELEAERTQREAIETELGHAQESLDTEQGAREQLAALLADARRGWEAEREAQTLLRAELEAAREEEEALKARLEEQQIAATQSKALLTQEQGWNTQRLAQAEAREAELQAAVDRLEAEKASAETAAREQHTALETQLSQARAAEAEARAAHEAEQARLTVVQQSLAEAEARAQRLAAQVEAFETSRQAAAAQLAEREAALKELSAQVERVEARAREAEAQGAQFTGVLASREQALAQAQEEQAAVLAEREALRAEVARQGMALQGMQRALGERDMRLAQMEAQLGETQARLMSEHEQLELLGVQLQSARRFAGRASAAEASLEAERAALETLRAELTTLQESLQAEQARIQRLETERTTWDSEREQLRAEARQAQDALSTEQDRARQASSALERVQSELTVAKAARVRLESRVMTLESSSAEAARTQDKEGKELAERLAALQSEHSLLKEQAESLGAEKKILLEDQSRLEGRVQALTARLEETPAVDPALTSELALLREQREAATAESQALREELATLRRPAAPFPEPPRAEPVGQRPTPLAVSQPPVRTPVPVPGAPARRPTSSGASKPPVLTPAGGTGAPPVLTPKPATRPGTAVTPAPVPSKGEGKE, from the coding sequence ATGCACCCAACCTTTCGCCGCATGGGGCCCAGTGAACTGCTGCCCCGGTACATTTTCGCGGAGAGTCTGTGCGCCCGCCGCCGCGTGCTCGAGGTGGGTGCCGTGGCCTCCACCGGGGGCGAGAGCGCCCGCTTCCTCCTGGAGCGGGGTGCCCGCGTGGTGGTGGCCTGCGATGCGGACCTGGCGGCGGTGGAGGCCGCGCAGAAGGCGTACGGGGGCCCCTCGCTGCGCTTCCGCGCCAACGTGTTTGACGACCTGGAGCCGGGCAGCTTCGATGCGGTGCTGGTGGCGGATCTCGCACCCTATGTGCGGGCCCCGGCGCTGCTGGAGGAGCTGGCGCGGCTGGTGGCCAAGCAGGGCCACCTGATCGGCGGGCTGCGCAACCCGGGCGGGCTGGCGCTGTGGCAGCTCATGGAAGTCGAGGAGGGTGCCCCGCCGACCTATGGGCAGCTTCTGGATGTGCTCTCGCCCCACTTCCCCCACGTGGAGGTGGCCACCCAGAGCCCCTTGCTCGGCTATCAGCTCGCGTTCGAGCGGGGAGAGGGGCTTCAGGTGGATGGCTCGCTCATCCGCGGGGGCGAGGCCGCCTACTTCGTCGTGGTGGCGGGCCAGGAGCCTGCGCGCAGCGTGGACCCCACCTGGGTGCAGCTGCCCCCGGAGCCGCTGGCGTTCACCCGGGGCCGGTTGGATGAGGTGGCCCAGCGCGCCAAGGGCTGGGAGGAGCGCACCGGAAAGCTGAAGGAGGTGGTCTCCAAGCTGCGCGCGGAGCTGTCCGACCGCGAGGCGGAGGTGGCCTCCCTCAAGCCCTCCTTGGAGGTGGCGCGCGAGGAGGGGGCCCGGCTGGTGGCACAGCTCGAGCAGGCCCGGGAGACCCCGCAGGCGGCCCGGGACCGGGATGAGCTGGCCGCGAAGCTGCGCCGCCGGGAGCTGGAGATGCAGGTGCTCCAGGAGCGGCTCACCGATGCCGAGCGGCGCCTGATGCAGCAGCGCCTGGAGATGGAGCAGGCCCAGCGCGCCCAGACGGAGGCCAGCGTCCAGGTCCTGGCTGCGCAGGAGGCCCACCGGCTGGAGCGGGCCCGCCGCGAGGAGACGGGGGCTTCCCTGGAGGAGACGCGGGAGCGGCTGACCCAGGCGTACGCCCAGGTGAGGGACTTGCAGGACGAGCTCTCCAATCTGCGCATCGACCGGGAGAAGGACCGGATCGCCGCGGACCGCGCGCAGGAGCAGGCCGAGGACCGCCGGCGCTACGCCGAGGCGGCGCGGGAGCGCGAGCTGCGCATCGCCGGACAGTACTCCTCGGCGCTTGCCGCGGTGGAGCACCTCAAGGAGGAGCTGGCTCAGGCTCAGCAGGAGGCCCGCGCCTCCGCCGACGCCCTGCTGATGAAGGACGCGGAGCTGGCCCAGCTCGCGCGGGGGCTGGAGGAGAACCGGCAGCGCGCCGCCGCCGCCGAGTCCAAGCGCCATGAGGCGGAGCAGCAGCGGCTCCTGCACGAGTCGGCCCAGCGGGGGTTGGAGACCGAGCTGGAGGCGGCGCGGTCGGACGCGGCCCGCGTGAAGGCGCAGTTGGAGGCGCTCCAGCGCGAGGAGGCGCAGGCCCGCGATTCGGCGGAGAAGCTTGAGGAGGCCCTCCAGGCGGCGCGCGAGCGCATGGTGGACCTCGAGGAGGACCGCGAGAAGGCCTCGGCGACGTTCGCGCAGGCGCTGGATGCGGAGCGCGAGCTGGGAACGCAGCGGCTCGAACAGGTGGTGACCGAGGCGCGGGAGCGGACCGAGGCGCTGGTGGCCCAGCTCGCCGGGGAGACGCTGGGGCGAGAGGCGCTGGAGCAGCAGGTGAGGGCGCTCACCGCCCAGCTCCAGACCGAGTCCTCGGCGCGGACGGAAGGCGTCCTCGCGCTGGCCCAGGCCGAAGAGCAGGCCGAAGCGCTGAAGGAGGAGCGCGAGGCGCTCCAGCAGCAGTTGGCCGAGGCGGAGGCAGCGCTCGGCACCCTGGGCAAGGACTTCGAGGCCGGGCAGCAGCGCGCGGAGGCGCTGACGCGGGAACTCGCCGCATATAAGGATGCGTTCGAGGAGGAGCGCCGGGGGCGGACCGGCGCGGAGGCCGCGGCTTCCCAGGTGGGGGAGGCGTTCGAGCGGGAGCGGCAAGAGCGGCTCCTTCTGGAGGAGGCGCTGGCGGGGCTGCGGGAGACCGTGGAGTCCGAGCGCGCGGAGCGCACCCGTTCCGAGGAGGCCCTGGCCCGGCAGCGGGAAGCGTTCGAGGCCGAGCGCCAGCAGCGCCTCCAAGGCGAAGGGCTGCTCTCGGGAGCGCGGGAGTCGTTGGAGGCGGAGCAGCAGATGCGTCTCCAGGGCGAGGCGTCCCTGGCCCAGGCGCAGGCGGAGCTGGCTCAGCTCCGGGCCTCCTGGGCGGCCGAGCAGGAGCTTCGCGCCCAGACGGTTTTGGCGGCCGAACAGCTCCAGGCCGCGCTGGCCTCGGAGCGGACCGGGCGTGCTGAGGACGCGGGGGTGCTTGCATCGGTCGAGGCCGCGCTCTCCCTGGAGCAGCAGCAGCGCCGGGAGGTGGAGGCGGCCCTGGCCCGGCTTCAGGCGGAGCTGGCCGAGGCGCAGGAGGCGCGCACCCGGAGCGATGAGGCGCTGGCGCTGGCGCGAGCGGAGTCCGGCGAGGGGCTGGAAGCGCGGCGAGATCTGGAAGCGGTGCTGGCCGAAGCGCGTGCGGCGCTGAGCACCGAGGCGCAAGCCCGCTCCCGGGCGGAAGAGATCCTGGCCCAGGTCCGTGTGTCCCTGGAGGAGGCGCGTGACGCGCTGGGCGCTGAGACGCAAGCGCGCTCCCAGGCAGAGGACCACGGGGCCCGGCTTCAGGCGGCACTTGCCCAAGCCCAAGCAGAGTCGGGCGAGGGACTCCAAGCGCGGCGGACGCTGGACGCGGCTCTGGCCGAAGTGCGTGAGGCGCTGAACGCCGAGCGGGAAGGGCGCACCCAGGCCGACGAGACGCTGGGCCGTGTCCGGGCGGAGCTGACCCTGGCGCAGGCCCGGCATGCTCAGGTCGAGACGGCGCTGGCACAATCCCAGGCGGCGCTGGCGGCCGAGCGGCTGGGGCGGACCGAAGGCGAGGCGGGCCTCTCCCAGCTTCGGGCAGAGCTGGAGGCCGAGCGCACGCAGCGCGAGGCGATCGAGACGGAGCTCGGTCACGCGCAAGAGTCGCTGGATACCGAGCAGGGCGCTCGTGAGCAGCTCGCCGCGCTCCTCGCCGACGCCCGGCGGGGCTGGGAGGCCGAGCGCGAGGCGCAGACGCTGCTGCGCGCCGAGCTGGAGGCCGCGCGGGAAGAGGAAGAGGCGCTGAAGGCGCGGCTGGAAGAGCAGCAGATCGCGGCCACGCAGTCGAAGGCCCTCCTCACGCAGGAACAGGGCTGGAATACCCAGCGTCTGGCTCAGGCGGAGGCGCGCGAGGCGGAGCTTCAAGCGGCGGTGGATCGCCTCGAAGCGGAGAAGGCCTCGGCGGAGACGGCGGCGCGGGAGCAGCACACCGCCCTGGAGACACAGCTCTCCCAGGCCCGGGCGGCCGAGGCCGAGGCCCGCGCCGCGCACGAGGCGGAGCAGGCACGGCTCACCGTGGTTCAGCAGTCCCTGGCGGAAGCGGAGGCACGTGCCCAGCGGCTCGCTGCTCAGGTGGAGGCGTTCGAGACCTCGCGCCAGGCCGCGGCGGCGCAGCTCGCCGAACGCGAGGCCGCGCTCAAGGAACTCAGTGCGCAGGTGGAGCGGGTGGAGGCCCGTGCGCGCGAGGCCGAGGCCCAGGGGGCCCAGTTCACAGGGGTGCTGGCCTCACGCGAGCAGGCCCTGGCCCAGGCTCAGGAAGAACAGGCGGCGGTCCTGGCCGAGCGCGAGGCCCTGCGGGCCGAAGTGGCCCGGCAGGGCATGGCGCTCCAGGGGATGCAGCGGGCCCTCGGCGAGCGGGACATGCGGCTCGCGCAGATGGAGGCCCAGCTGGGCGAGACCCAGGCCCGGCTCATGTCCGAGCACGAGCAGCTGGAGCTGCTCGGCGTCCAGCTCCAATCGGCGAGGCGCTTCGCGGGCCGCGCCTCCGCAGCGGAGGCCTCGCTGGAGGCGGAGCGAGCCGCCTTGGAGACCTTGCGCGCCGAGCTCACCACGCTTCAGGAGTCCCTCCAGGCGGAGCAGGCGCGGATTCAGCGGCTGGAGACGGAGCGCACCACCTGGGACTCCGAGCGCGAGCAGCTCCGCGCGGAGGCACGGCAGGCACAGGACGCGCTGAGCACGGAACAGGACCGGGCCCGCCAGGCGAGTTCCGCGCTCGAACGCGTCCAGTCCGAGCTGACCGTGGCCAAGGCCGCCCGGGTCCGGCTGGAGAGCCGGGTGATGACGCTGGAGTCCTCGTCCGCGGAGGCCGCGCGGACCCAGGACAAGGAGGGCAAGGAGCTCGCCGAGCGCCTCGCGGCCCTTCAATCCGAGCACTCCCTGCTCAAGGAACAGGCGGAGAGCCTGGGCGCGGAGAAGAAGATCCTCCTGGAGGATCAATCCCGGCTGGAGGGCCGCGTTCAGGCGCTCACGGCCCGGCTGGAGGAAACCCCCGCCGTGGATCCGGCCCTCACCTCGGAGCTGGCGCTGCTGCGCGAGCAGCGCGAAGCCGCCACCGCCGAATCCCAGGCGCTGCGCGAGGAGCTGGCCACCCTGCGCCGTCCCGCGGCCCCTTTCCCAGAGCCACCGCGCGCCGAGCCGGTGGGGCAGCGGCCCACCCCGCTCGCGGTCTCCCAGCCCCCGGTGCGCACGCCCGTGCCGGTGCCGGGGGCCCCAGCCCGAAGGCCCACGTCGAGTGGCGCGTCCAAGCCTCCGGTCCTGACGCCCGCCGGTGGCACCGGGGCGCCTCCCGTGCTCACGCCCAAGCCCGCCACCCGGCCTGGCACCGCCGTCACCCCGGCGCCCGTTCCTTCCAAGGGAGAGGGCAAGGAGTGA